The segment atgagagatgcATTCCAATAAAATTTGTCTTTACCATTAGCTAGCTAATAGCGCCAGCAACCGTTTCGTGCAAAACTAATTTGTTAAAGTGCATTTATATCGGCGTGATAAACGTAAGAAAGtcgagaggagacgcaaagaaaatctctcatttgcacataggcccgtttcacatgttgctctacCAAGTCTTGGTCCTGGAGTTGTTCTAATGTTTCTTGGGGGACAAAAACATGGGTTTTTGGGACAATTCTGTCAATTCTGTCTTCTTAAAGAGTTCTTTCAAACAAAGCAGATTTGCAAAATTTTggcgaaaaaatattgaaaaacatttgaaatctatacctataaaaatggatttctgtctgtctgtctgtctgtctgtctgtctgtccctatgttccttatagaatcgaaaactactgaatcgtataggggtttttggggccacggaaggttcttatgatggttagagacccgtcctcccactaagaggggggctcctcccatacaaatgaaacacaaattactCGAATTATTGAAACAcaataactcgagaattaatcaagcaaatggaacaaaattttacatgtgagtgtttttggatacaggaactttttctatgatgaattgagacctctcccctctttaggaggggaataatgacccctctcccttttaagaggggggaggggcttacatacacttgaaatacaaatttcctcataacttgaggactaatcaagcaaatggaacgaaatttgacatgtgggtgtttttggagacaagatttttttttctatggtgaattgaaacctctccctacctTAGGAGggggcccagctagcattttcatatgtgtaaaaaaggtaaaaaccaGCATTACGTGCAGATAtatatgctaataaatcgtatttgatgcgcaaaattggcatatacgtactattttggaggcgatatacgtgattacgaataattttgagcgttacgactatataagtatttatatacgataatatccgattaagcgcgagtcgctccgtactacaatacgattttgtgctgaaaatcgtatgtatgtcagttattatcattatatacgatagaaaatcaacttggtcccactttatccagctttagttaggatttcgagtttgttaggagatatttacgataattttcgtacattgatatacgagttggtgctagctgggggggctcctatacaaatgaaatacaaatttcctcataactcgagaactaattaatcaaatggaaccatatttggcatgtgggtgtttttggaggcatgatttttttctgatgaattaggatccctctccctttttaggagggggagctcccatacaaatgaaatacaaatttccttataactcgaaaagtaatcaagcaaatggaaccaaatttggcatgtggggggttttggaggcaggaatttttgtaATGAtcgtttgagacccctcacccctgtggaagggggataaggaccatcatacaaataaaacagaaatttttgcgtaactcaaaaactaattgaactcgagaaatttaagACTTctttataaaacattaatcaataacaagaccaccaaaaactgtcaatagtaacattagataattcagcgcgaaacGGCCACAGCCCGCGAGTGTTTCCGTCGGATTCGCctgcggggagacagccccccgtagagatcacctctatctaggtttatttattttcctagatctactgacctttattactttccttcagttgcgtcacccctgcgaaatggtactttctacgaaaagattttccgtgaaatggtacatcctgcgtaaggtttttcgcgaaatggtattctgcgaaattctatattccgcgttatggtcaaccaagaattggtgttccgcaaaatggtattcggcgaaatggtttgtaatgatggcgaaatgctatccgctttattttatcaggctaagcaatggggggagttgttttctactttactgtgagggaattttgtatattaaaacatacatgaactccccagaaacttgcaaaactcaagattgtgagaaaggtcatccgagattcacgatttatgtacaacacagtttaatttgtggcaatacgaagtttgtcgggtcagctagtacaaatataaaatgatgatatcttAGTGaacactaatttcaccttaaacaaGTTCAATGGTGTCAATTATTTGACTGACCGCTACCAACTCTTTATCGCACGTTGTATTGTGTTGTATGACACATTGTATAAATTGTCATACTAaattattaattaaattattaaattaaaattaaattaaattaattatagtttttttaaaatatttttcaagctgTTTCTCCACGTGTTTTGCAACATTCTATCTAACTTAGTTATTTTCGATATCGAAGCAGATATATTTATGAAAGAATGTTTTTAAGAAATAGTTTTAAAAACCAAGTAATAAATGCTAGAAAAATAGCGATATCCAAATATTGATCAATATTACCAGATTTGGTCACCCTACATCCAATAGGAAATCTATGATAAGTACTGTGATTTGCACGAGACTATTGTTTGTCAATAATAAGGTATAAGGTAATAAGCACAAAACCGATATTTAGagtcaacttttcatcgcaCTTCAGCAGACTGTTACAATcaaagttcaaacaatgtacccATTGAAGTAAcagaaatttttcatcgtccaaatTGATAAACTAACAATCTGCATACAAAGTATACACCATTAGCATCGTGAATCCCCCGGCTCTAAAAGGATCGTTTACCGGGAACCACCGTTGGGGGGCAACCGTTTCAAATGGCGCTCGTTAATACGCCGGGGGTTTACCTTGCCAAGAGGAGGACTCGAACGAAGAAAGTATAAATTCTGCGCTCCGAGCTAAATCGATCATCAGTCAATCAGCACCACAACCAAGCTAACCATCAACCCGCAGCCCTTTCTCTTCTCCAAACAATACAGAAATGCGTTCCATTTTTGCCGCCTCGTTGGCCGTTTTGTGCCTCATTGCTGCCGCTTCAGTGTGCAACGGTTTCCCCCAGGATCTGGCGGATGAAGTCCAATCGTTCGCCAACAGTCTATGTAAGTTTTAAGTGACAATATATTTTTTCGGGATTCGAATAACGATCATTAAACATTCCACAACAGTCGACGAACTGCCGGAGGAATCGTACCAGGCTGCCGAACAAAACTACCGCCTGAAGCGAGCGACCTGCGACCTGCTGAGTGGATTCGGTGTCGGGGACAGTGCCTGCGCGTCTCACTGCATCGCTCGCGGTAACCGCGGGGGCTACTGCAACTCGAAGAAGGTCTGCGTTTGCAGAAACTGAACCGTTCGTTTGTTTGTACTAAGatattaataatataaaatacaaTGTTCCTATTTGAGACCAATGCCACAGTAAAGCAAAGGAGTAAATAAAGAAATCGTGCACGATAGATTTGGTATTTTAACTGCAACTTTAAcgttttatcattttcaaaactattaacATTGAACTATGTATTGTTTATTAGTTGAATCGGTTTATTGAAGAAAAAGAGGGCGTTGCAAGTAACCACCGATACggagttacttgcaacactagATTCTTTTAGATTCTCGCATGTCATAGCAAAAGAGTTTCGTATTTTACACCGATAATAATTATCGTAAAACAGGGTAACAGTGATCtgttcaggaaagttggcaaAAGATGTTTATTTCACCTATTGATGAGAATGGTCTAACTGATCAACAACGCCAACAAtattacgagtaaggagattcaacgacgcattcaagctggaagccgGGCCTACTTTTCCATCCGTAAGACGCTCCGATCAAGGAGCATCTCTCTACAGACATGAGATCGTAACTTTGCCTACGGTATAGTTACGTGCGCTTGGCGAATTTGAATGAAAATACAAATAATACGAATGAACAATGAGCTGCAGGTACTacttggagaaattcccatcgtacacctggcgaaagtcaagacgctacggtgagccggccaTGTCGCGCtgatgccagacgactgtgcagtgaaccGTTCTCTTTAAAAACCCCACCGGCAGCAGAAGTAGAGGGGCCTGCTAGATGACTCGATCAGGATGAGGccgacttgcgagtgtcgagacgctcaacgaattggcgacatggcccaagaccgagtacagtggacacgaattcttaatacagctcaATACTGCTAGAAGAAGAAGGTGGATCTTTTCATATCATTGCACGCACACCAGCAAGCAATGTTCATCGTTATATCAATATTGTTCAATTCTCTCCAGTGCAGTGTTCCTGTGCACTTCCAAGCTACCATGGCGTAAGACGAATGATGCGTTACACTTGCTACATTCTCTTGTATATCATATCCACGTTTGAAAATTAGTTCGCGGTAGCCAGTATGTTTTTTTCCTGTgcagactcatcactgcgaccagtatatttgatctattgtgatatcgcccgggtgtttgctgcatgacctgcactgcatttctttttgctataatcggtattgaatgagcgatatgcttattaaacttttatgcgtgcttgtgtgtattggggtttacccagcttgatctactttacccacttgttcctcactgccagtactatcccatacccatattatagccgtccctagcgaggactcattcgtccCTCTGAGCAGTATACTTAATTAACTAACCAGTATGTAAATGCATGTGTCGGTTGTCTTTGGAAGTTGATAAATCGCGGAGAAAATGTATAGTGGCTTTACACCTTCTTACTTTTATCATTAGTTtccactatttagcgattgaaACATGATCCTTCCTTCCATGCGAATCAACTCGTCTCGAAAAAGCCTGATCGACTAAAATGTCtgaagcgttcaaaacctgacaacTTTGCCGCCTTaagattttgattttacacgctTACCTTCCTGTAAGCCGTTGCCAAATGTTCAAAAACAACCGCCCActtagcttcaaggtacgatgccggtctaacaaaccagtcgccgtatgttcaAGTTTTGGCTAAGCGGTGCTGCTTGAGTCAGTACGATCGTTGCACTaacctcgtaattgtcctgtactctaataaccggttgcgaagtctgtcgataaagaagggttcttaaggacgtttatacctatGGCTTTGCTTTCAATAGTACCACGACCTCCTTTTCCAATATATATTACTACAATGTAAAACAACTACAACGCAGGATTTTGTCGTATAAATCTTACTTTATTTCGTCATACTTCACGTGACTGACGTTCCCTAGTGAATATTGCGCTTAGAGCTCACAGGTATTGTGGCCCAATCCTGATTACACAAGTGGCTCGACGCCCTTGAGCAATTCGCCATATCCTGGCCAAACACCTTACAGGACAGGATTTTTCGATGGACTTATTTCCTATAAAGCACAAGACTTtcaatacattttcaaaatttatcttgaTAATTGCATTTTATGAACATTGGTATAGCTAGAGGGGGTGTCTGGGCCCTGGTCTGAGCctcctccagaattctgcaggctcCCTCCATAAATTTTCCCCAtttaaaaaccggaaaaaatcaGTGTATATGTTTCCGCTGATGTTCccgtagatattttctttttcactaggcatTCACTAGGCAAAcgcgtagttgtcgtcgtcagtagcctagtagccaccccggctcatgctgtttcagaCAGTCGCCTCCATTTCACtccatcttgggccactcgtcgcaaatttcccagtctcagaagtcacaaatcactttctggacctggtcaagccatcttgcacgttaagCCTCatgttcctgatgctggtgcagttgttgaagagaactatttatTTTCGTCGCCTACTGACTGCCTACTGACTTCCGCCAGACGACGATGGCAGTCTCTCCTCTCCAAACAGCGCTTGTAGCCAGGCTTCTGCCGTGCTCTgcaaaaaatctcaattctcggcgttttactggcaaagcgaagaagacgaatcgatttgctctctcttaCTTTCCCCAACGCGACGAGTTTTGGTTTGCTTGTTCTGCTGGCGAATGAGCATCAGTTTGCTTtcgtctttctttttctgccggaacgctaccgaatgcatgctctcaaggtcacggagcatatcgttccagtccatataattgcctatcacatattctctttgggacacggaccgaatagtctcgtgtctccagtgtgcgaagaaaatattagctctgcttgtcgttgtgcaccttctgcgcaagatgagtggtagtaagagaaaacagtattcaggcaacgttcggagggagaggaaacagttgaacagaaaacgaaagcacttgATAATCGTTAGAAGCAGATTGATCTGCCTCTGTAtgcataagatgagcaaaatgaagcctgcttgtagctcatgattcatacgtcttcgctactctccgctttcagtttgtactccgccaaatatcgtccgcagtaccttccactCGAACATGGCAATCGCGCGTATGTGCTTCGAGCGCAGTgtcacggtttcaagtccataaagaactattgTTCTTCGTATGGTAGCGTATGCTTCTGGAtcatagcgttttgcgaaggacaGAGTAGGCCggatttcccgcttaaatgcgctGGTGGATTCCCTTACTagtgaatagcatgcaaaataagctgtcaccttgtctTAACCATCACCGCGTCTCAAAGGAGCTCGAAAGTTTTCCCGAGatgcacttacttacttacttagatggcttgccgtcctaagacaaggcctgttgaacaaaatttctccatgtaactcggttgagggctaccgctctccaattcctcggacaccgagtactcttcgccagatctcgctccacaaggtctaaccatcttgctcgctgcgctcctggtcgtcttgttcctaccggatttgaggcgaacaccatctttgcagggtagttgtccggcattcttgcaacatgccctgcccatcgtatccgtccagctttagccactttctggatactgggttcgccatagagctatgcgagttcatgattcatcctccgcctccaaactccgttttcctgtacgccgccgaagatcgttcttagcactcgtcgttcgaaaactccgagcactcgcaggtcctcctcgagcattgtccatgtttcatgcctgtagagaacaaccggtctaataagcgtcttgtacagggtgcactttgtacggggacttagtctgctcgaccgcaattgcttgtggagcccatagtaagcacgacttccgctgataatacgcctccgaatctcatggctggtatcattgtccaccgttaccagtgagccaaggtagacaaattcatcgactacctcaaactcatcgccgtcgatcaatatactactgcccaagcggcgtcgttcggtctcggttccgctggccagcatgtagttggttttagacgtatttacctttgacccaatcttttctgcttcgcgctgtagtctggtgtactgttcagccaccgccccagatgttctgccgataatatccatgtcatcggcaaagcagacgaattgactagatttgttgaatatcgtgccccgcgtgttgatatccgctcggttcataacaccttgtagcgctatgttgaacagcaggcataaaAGACcatgacgaagccctctgtgtgattcgaatgaacttgacaatccacccgaaatccgaacacagcactgtgtaccatccatcgtagatttaatcagtttgatgagcttcctggggaagctgttctcgtccatgattttccatagctctttccggtcgatggtatcatatgcgactttggagtcaacgaataaatgatgcgtgggaccTCTGTATtcacaaattctaacaattagtcggtgcagacaaacggtcagcttttctggtcccatttaaataagctccgctccgatgccatcttttccagctgacttgttgttctttagctgcatgatggcctccttaacttcgcctatcgttggggttggcacctcttccccgtttgttgcaccgtcgaaatcgctttccccgccgccatggttctccgcctgggcaccattcaggtgttcgtcgaagtgctgcttccatctatcggtcacctcacgatcgtccgtcagaatactgccagtcttatcccgacacatttcggctcgcggcacaaagcctttgcgtgatccgttcagtttctggtagaactttcgcgtttcctgagaacgatgcagctgctccagctctgcatattcctgctcttccaggtagcgctttttctcccgaaagatttggtttcgctgcatcttcttctgtttgtgtctttccacgttctgtcgtgtggcactgcgcatcttggccgcccgcgcagcgttctcctcatccatcaccctcctatattcatcgtcaaaccaatcgttccgctgatcccgggccacatgcccgatggagctctccgctacactgctgatggctgttctgatagtgttccaacagtcctcgagaggggcttcgtccagctcgtcctcttccggcagtgcagcttcgagtgaatgcgcgtagtttgcccgagatgcacacgaaacatatcacttgatccaatgtagctctgatcagttgcgtcagtttatccgcaAAATCGTGTTCGCACATTATGGGCCagagctggtctcgatcgactgtatcgtatgctgatttgaaatcaataaagatgtgttaCGTGGACacgttatactcccgacatttctgcaagatctgtcggatggtaagaTAGTTGGTAATTTCGCGGACCCTCATGAAGCCCggctggtatttccctacataACCCTGTGCTCTCGGTGACAGCTGAAGTAAAAAGATCATAatcaaaaaatttttggaagGCATCCTCTAGGCCGCCCactccagggaaatttcctaaCTACGCCAATGTTTATGAATCATTTCTTAAAGAAAATTTCATCCaatctggaaaactttttttgtacagTTCACAACTGCACTACGCATTTAGGaaaagttataaggaaaatTTAGGAGTTATTAGGAATTTAGGAAAAGTACGCATATTaggaaaagttagctgtcacagtaagatgTTGTACAATGCATATATGTAGATAGTACAAGTTACTTAAACTACAAAATCTCGGTGACCCAACTCTAACGAGTAACGACATTATTCTACCCATTACAATATATATTGTATTGACTAAGTACGAATCTGCAATCAGATTAAGTACATTCgaattgaataaataaatccaagttgaaATGCACTGCTTAATCTCATGACAATTTCACTAGCCTTTTGGAACAATGTCTTTTTAACGTGAGGATAAATGCGTAGAAGCTGTTATCGTACACGTGAACGCCGGAAGCCACCTTTATCATTACTACATGACAAATCAGTTCATCGTATTCATTCATTCCATTCGTCCGACGACGCTAATTGCCGTTAGTCATTTTATTGATGCAGGTACGGTGGGCGAACCAACAGTCAATACCAGCCAGACAAAGACGTAGTAGACGAGCCTCGTGCTAAAAGTCACTAGCATCAAGTAGGTACTACGACGGCTTCTATTTTTCTACGAAACGTAATTTTACCTCGAACCTAGAAACCATTGGTAAATAGGTACAGCCATCAGACCGACGAGCAGAGAAATCTAATCAGATACTatcgaaagaaaaaaacaatattacGCAACATCGATTGCACATGAGATAGGAATATCTCCATGCACAGGTATAGCTTTTCTCTGTTGCACGTGTGGCGATTAGGATTAGGAGTTTTTGATTTAAAAGGCTGAATTCAATCAGACATGTTCGACTTTTATTGCGTTTCGCATTAAAGAATATCAAAAGTTAGGGTTGACAGACACAAACATTATGGCGATTGCACGAACCACGTCTCTGTCCTTTAGAAAGGCAATGCACTAAACAGGAACTTGCCACTCGTTTGCTCCATTTGCTCGCAGGATCACAGACTCCACGTCCCACTCCTTGGACACTAGTAGCGGAAACTGTGTAAGAGAAAATACGTTTACATTAAGTcttctcatttttttttctaaaattaccaGAACCGATCGGTGACTCAAACAATCCATGTTGTGGATAACTTTCCGAGAAAGTGCTATATTCCACCACTAATAGTATCACGATTAGACCAAGAAGTTTCACACACTGCATCTTACTGTCTTGTCGAGTTTACAAGGAGCCCTTTCATTCACTTTTATATTCAACAAAAAGGCAGATGCAATGCTTTCTTTTGGGGAAGAACCGTTTTCTTCAAATAAATAAGTATACAAGCTCGGCGCTACCAGGGCGCTACTTAGGTGATTCACCTCCTCGATTATGGGAATGTACCTCCTCGCAAATAATAACAACTAATAATCTATACAATAAACCGATGATATTGATAGTATAGTATCATAAATCATTCGATTGTCGATTATTAATTCGTTACAACAATAGCAAAAAAACACACGTCTGCCACCTACAAATATAGCATTCGTCTGCTGGTGGAAACGCAAGTAGTTTGCTGGTGGCAGGCATGGAGTCGAATGGTTGGCTTAGTCTGCACGACTTTTCTTTCGGGAAAAATCAACAGGTGAAGACTGCCGCCAGTGACAGTGATGATGGTTGCTAGTTACGCTGGAACGCAGTAGCTAATTGCTTTCATTATTCAGTCAGTCGCGGTCGGTAACAATCAATTAGGTCGACAAATCCACGTCACTTGTCCGCATTATGTACAGTGCAAATCAGCAGCGCGCCAAGTTTCGGAAGACAGAGTCAGTCCAGATTATTAATTCATGTTTTGCTGATGCCACGTACGTGACcattttgcatgtcattaaaTATGTTGAAGCAGAAAGAAGACAGGGATTCAGAACGAGGCTCCTTTCACCTGTTGGATACGTACTATCCAACAATTACCTGTTACAGAATGAACAAAACTATAATGAGGAACGAAAGCTTGTATGGTTCGATGGAGTATTCTTCTTTCATAGGTACAACTTTTTGttaattgtatttttattttttaagctaATGTTAAAGAACAAATATCCTAAAGTTATGTGTGATAAAATCTTGTAAACTAAAAAGTTAGCTTACAGTTTCCTCGAAAACAAAATCCCCTATAACAAATTTCAACGTCCAAGAATTTTTAATAGGATGAAAATGTATCAATTAAAAAACTGCACTGTGCCATTCGCGGAACAAAATTTCTCAATAATACATTAGGTACCCACTAGCAAAAGAGTTTACCTCTTCCTTTCAGTAAACCAAGACCAACCAAATCGGTTCTCACACGTTCT is part of the Sabethes cyaneus chromosome 2, idSabCyanKW18_F2, whole genome shotgun sequence genome and harbors:
- the LOC128738671 gene encoding defensin-C-like → MRSIFAASLAVLCLIAAASVCNGFPQDLADEVQSFANSLFDELPEESYQAAEQNYRLKRATCDLLSGFGVGDSACASHCIARGNRGGYCNSKKVCVCRN